The sequence below is a genomic window from Tenacibaculum tangerinum.
TTTGAGTAGGAATCTCATTACCTAAAAAAATATAATTGAAAAATGAGAAGGCTTTTGTTTCTTTTGGAAGCAATACCAACTTGTAGTTTCCTTGTTGCCTGATACCATACTTCAAAATCAATCGAATAATTCGTTCTAGCTTCACTAAAAACATCACAAAAAACAGGAAGCATCCACACCAAAACACAACATCTAAGTAATTTACAGATTGATACCATGCTGCTTTTTCTAGTACTTTTTGAGGAGACAACACCACCTCTGGCAACAACGTATAGTACTGTTGAGGCACTGCTTTTTGAACTGTTGGAATTTTAAACAGTGGTAACAAAAACGAAAGTACTACGGTACTTAACAAGTATCCTCTATTTTTGTTAAAAAATGTTTCTTTACTTAAAAAGAAATCATACACCGCCACGAAGAGGACTTGAAACAATATAACTTGAATAAGATAGTTTATCATGACTTTTCATTTTTATTCACTTCCTTTAGAATACTTTCTAGCTCTTGGATATCCATGTTGTTTTCTTTCATAAAAAAAGACACCATGCTTTTAAATGATCCACCAAAATAACCGTTCATTAACTTGTGTAAACTCTCATTACTATACGCTGATTTTTCTATCAACGGATAATAAACATACCCCCTTCCTTTAGGTTCGTGCCCTACAAATTCTTTCGTTTCTAAAATTCTAATAATGGTTGAAACCGTATTATAGGCGGGTTTCGGTGCTGGTAATTCGGTGATTACTTCTTTTACCGAAGCTTTTTGTAACTTCCATAAAACTTGCATTATTTGCTCTTCTGCTTTCGTTAATTGTTTGTGCATTTTTACTAGTTTACATATTTTACCTTACCGCATTGGGCATATTGTTCGTTTCTTTCTAAAGCTATCGTTAGCTTTGAAACGTTATCAGACAATATCTTTTTATAGGCTTCCTTTTTATCATCGGTAACGCTTTCATTCATCACTTTAAAAGCCATATAATTTATTTCTCCATCTTTATTAAAATAGATTTTATTGAGTATTTTAACAGCGCTGTCTCTAACTTCCCAATCAAAATTATTTTCTTTTAGTATTTTCCCTACTTGTGTATGAAAACCACTCCACGACTTCATTACCGTTTCATATTCTTTAGCTGTTGTAAGCTGAGCATTCAATAAATTTTTATACTTGGTATCTAATTCTAATTTCTTTATCTTGTTCAACGCAACTTCGTCTTCAAGATTTATAATAACTCCCCTATTTTCTTTACTACAGGAGAATACCACTAACAACAAACAGAATAGCAATACGTTTTTCATGTCTTATATTTTTAATTCAAAAACAAATATAACTAAAAAACTAGTTTAAACTAGTTTTTTAGTTAATAAATATGTAACAAAGTTCATTGAACTTCGTCTTATCAATAAAAAAATTAATGGATATATTTTTGTTAGTTCTAGGTTTTGTATTTGCTTGCTTGGGAATTGTTGGGTCTTTTTTACCTGTGCTACCCGGTCCTATTACCAGTTGGGTGGGCTTGTTATTATTACATTTAACGAAAGTCGTTCCACAAAACTGGAGCTTTTTAGGTATTACATTGGCTATTGCACTTCTCATCTTTTTTCTTGATTATATGATTCCTGCCATGGGAACCAAACGTTTTGGAGGTACAAAATATGG
It includes:
- a CDS encoding BlaI/MecI/CopY family transcriptional regulator, whose translation is MHKQLTKAEEQIMQVLWKLQKASVKEVITELPAPKPAYNTVSTIIRILETKEFVGHEPKGRGYVYYPLIEKSAYSNESLHKLMNGYFGGSFKSMVSFFMKENNMDIQELESILKEVNKNEKS